The Budorcas taxicolor isolate Tak-1 chromosome 5, Takin1.1, whole genome shotgun sequence genome includes a window with the following:
- the LOC128048070 gene encoding double homeobox protein 4-like, translating to MASCRSSSTSSGPVTTGSQRRRLVLKLSQKDALQSLFQEKPYPGIATRERLAQELGIAQSRVQVWFQNQRRRWLKQSRSPSEYVHQEGEAGPTSTPTPLTPSSQPQSSSPDMVSKLKSSAPPAGPEWARQRSSHDYSCSRGPKGPTRFLAPRQPGQGAILPPGQPEAHIPRWPESSYGKGTAPQLETQTQPRSLPSPTSLLDELMANTGVLSFPGPFPRAAANQGVDPALPGTPSLLDKLLAATSVPTSLGPSPGASAVTGQQPALAGTPSLLEEILAATSICATLGPSLGPCADERAHLALPGSPRLQDEFLASPGIPGLLGAFLGSSSIIAGAHLAFPGSPSFLEEILAATAMRDMPWSSLGAPAGDEGVEATLEARLSQEDYQALLDMLPGSPGPVTTGSPRRRLILKLSQKDTLQAIFQQNPYSGIATRERLA from the exons ATGGCTTCCTGCAGGTCCTCCAGCACCTCAAGCG GGCCCGTCACCACAGGATCTCAAAGGAGGAGGCTTGTTCTGAAGCTGAGCCAGAAGGATGCCCTGCAATCCCTCTTTCAAGAGAAACCCTACCCTGGGATCGCAACCAGAGAACGGCTGGCCCAGGAGCTTGGCATTGCCCAAAGCAGAGTTCAG GTCTGGTTTCAAAACCAGCGAAGAAGATGGTTAAAGCAGAGCCGATCACCGTCTGAATATGTGCACCAAGAAGGGGAAGCGGGGCCAACGTCCACGCCCACGCCACTGACACCCTCTTCTCAACCTCAGTCTTCCTCTCCAG ATATGGTTTCAAAACTGAAGAGCTCAGCACCCCCAGCAGGGCCCGAGTGGGCCCGGCAGCGCAGCAGCCATGACTACTCCTGCTCCAGAGGACCGAAGGGCCCCACCCGCT TCTTGGCCCCCCGGCAGCCTGGGCAAGGGGCCATCCTGCCACCTGGACAGCCAGAGGCACACATCCCGCGCTGGCCGGAGTCATCCTACGGTAAAGGCACCGCCCCTCAGCTAGAGACACAGACCCAGCCCCGCAGCCTTCCAAGCCCGACAAGCCTCCTAGACGAGCTCATGGCCAACACGGGCGTTCTGTCTTTCCCAGGGCCTTTCCCGAGGGCTGCTGCCAATCAAGGGGTGGACCCTGCCCTCCCAGGCACACCCAGCCTCCTAGACAAGCTCTTGGCGGCAACGAGCGTCCCCACATCGCTGGGGCCTTCCCCGGGGGCCTCTGCAGTCACAGGGCAACAACCAGCTCTCGCTGGCACACCCAGCCTCTTAGAGGAAATCTTGGCTGCCACCAGTATCTGCGCCACCTTGGGGCCTTCCCTGGGGCCCTGTGCTGATGAACGGGCACACCTCGCCCTCCCAGGCTCACCGAGACTCCAAGACGAGTTCCTGGCTTCCCCGGGCATCCCGGGCCTGCTGGGTGCTTTTCTGGGGTCCTCTTCTATCATCGCAGGGGCCCACCTAGCCTTCCCCGGATCACCCAGCTTCCTAGAGGAAATCTTGGCTGCCACGGCCATGCGGGACATGCCCTGGTCTTCTCTTGGGGCCCCTGCGGGGGACGAGGGAGTTGAGGCCACCCTGGAAGCACGCCTCAGTCAGGAGGATTACCAGGCCCTCCTCGACatgctgccaggctccccag GTCCTGTCACCACAGGATCTCCAAGGAGGAGGCTCATTCTGAAGCTGAGCCAGAAGGACACCCTGCAAGCGATCTTTCAACAGAACCCCTACTCTGGGATAGCGACCAGAGAACGGCTGGCCTGA